Below is a genomic region from Clostridia bacterium.
CTCTGGTCCGCAGCCTCAACGGCCAGCCCTCTCCCTGCGGATTTGCCTGAGCAGTTTCCCGCTGTCAGCGCTTGCGGGAAGCAAGCCCCGCACCTGCCGGCACCTGGCGAGCCAGTCGGCCTCAACCGCTCCCGCTGGCGGCCGGCCAAACTCTTCCAGCGCCTCTGCAGGTATTCTTAGCTGCCTGCCGAAACGGTAGGCCCGCAGCTGCCCTGTCCGCACCCAGCGCCGCACCGTGCGTTCGTTCACTTTGAGCATTTCCGCTACTTCCCTAGGAGTGTAGACCGCCTGGGTCATCACCAGTTCCATCTCCCGCTTACGCATACGTTCTGTTACATTATACCCCCTTATTGCCGCAGCCTCAACGCTTGGACTGTTCGGGGAGAGTTCACCGCGTCCAAAGATACCTCAGGGATTAATCCGGGGAGCAGGCTGGAAAAAGGCAGAAAGGGAACGGCGGTCCCCGGACCAGGCGGCGCTACAGCCGTGCGCTCTCTTGTGTTATCTTGTGTTATAATTGGAGCGTCAAGAGTATACACCGGCTACGGAGGCTGGTCGAATTGGATCCCAAGGCGCGGCCCAATCACCGTCTCTACATCGAAGTGCTCCGCAGGATGACTCCAGAGCAGCGCCTGCTGAAGGCCTTTGAACTGTCCGCCCTGGGGAAGAAGCTTTTCTTCCACGGCCTGCGGGAGCGGTATCCGCATCTCGGCGAGGAAGACATAAGGAGAATCTATTTGGAGCGTTTGAGCAAATGCCACAACAGAAACTACTAGAGAGGGTTGTCCGCGCTCTCGACCAAGCAGCGATCCCCTATATGCTCACCGGCTCTCTGGTTTCCAGCCTGCAGGGAGAGCCGCGGCTAACCCACGACATCGATGTTGTGGTCTCCGTGCCCGGTGGTTCGATAGATAAGCTGCTTGCCGCCTTTCCTCCCCCGGATTACCACCTGGATGAACAAAGTGTCCAAAGGGCCGTTGAGGAGAAAAGCGTATTTAACCTGATAGATGTGCGCGAAGGCGACAAGGTTGACTTCTGGATACTACAAACAGTGGGAAGTTCCGCGGCCTTAAGGCCCCTGGTCGGGCGCTAATCATTGAACGAGAAGGCGTCCCGGTGGTGCGCCCGCTTCCGGACGATCCCGTGGCGGGGGCGCGGGGCATGCTCAAGCGGCAAGGTTTGGCCGCCGAACATGCCACCTACAGGGAGGAGGAACAGCGTCTGGAGGCCGAACATGAAATAATCCGTTAATAGGCGGCTCTACAAGCCCACTCCAGGATGTCCACGAGTCTCCTCCTGCTATCCTCGGCGGTCGCTGCTAGGCCCGGTTCCAACTCTCTTTGCTCGAAGCCTGGGCCGGAATCTGATCGCCAGTTCACGAAGTTCACGATGCGTAACTTCCTCCCAGCAGGAGGGACCAGGAAGTCGAGAAGACGGTTGGTCAGATCTTCGTGATGGCTAACGATGAAGACCTGACGCCTGGCCGAGACTTCTTCGGTAGCATAGGCGATTTGTCTGATAAGAGCAGCCGTCCGCGGCAACTGCGCCATGTCGAAGGCTGTGGTCACGTCGTCTAGGGCAATGACGTTATGCCGTATGTAGCTATTAAGTGAATAATTAAGACCCAGTAACATGGCCAGGCCTAACTGTGCTCGATGACCGGTGGATAAGGCCGACAGGGGCCGGTCGTCGCGAGTATAAACCTGTAAAGTCGGTGCGGCTTCACCTCTCTTTGTTGGTCGCGAGGTCCTAAAGCGGACGGGGCAAATCCCTTCCACCAACCGAAAACGCTTTAGAATCGCGTTTACAGTCCCTTCGAGTTCCCTAAGAACATCGTCGGGCGGGACAATGGCGGCCGCTAGCACAGAATTCTTACCCGTTTCCCGGTCCAAAGCTGCTGAGACCGAAGCTATATAGTCTTTTGCCCTTAAGTAACCCGCCTGCTGTTGAACGAACGCCACCCTGCGTTCATACAGCTCTTCTACTTCCCTCCACTGTGAGGCCGCCTGGCGAGCGCGGTCAATTGCGCTGAGGAGGGCTGTGCGTGCGCCTTCGGTCCGCAGAAGGTCTTTCAGGTCCTTAAGAGAAATGGGCTGCTGCTCTAGCAAGGTTTTGTACCGGGAGCTAAGTGAGGGTTCGCGTAGGAGGGCGTAAACCTCCCTGGACCGTTTCAGCAGCGTAGTCTTTGCTTGAAGGGTTTCGCGCAACTGTAAGAGGTTCTGTAAAAGCTGAGTGCGCTGCTCTCTGATACGGACCTGCCACGCCTCTAATTCGCCCACCAGTCGAGAAAGGTCGTAGCTGGTGACCTTTCGTAGCCATTCAACTATCGGTGAAGGAGGAAGCATATCCCCAATATCACCACTCGCGCAGGGTACCTCACTCGCGCAGGGTACCTCGAGCCAGGTCGGACCCTGGTCACGCAGGGCGGTCAATACCTGTATAAGATCCGGCCCCGATGGGTTGTCGAAGTGGCGTTCCAGTTTCTCCAGGAGATCGACTTGCTTCTGCTTGGCCAAAACCTCCCCGGACAGCGCCGCTACTTCTCTTTCGCATTCCGGCCAAACAGGCGGGGGTAATAGCGAAGTGTCTTCGGGCTGATCCTCCAAGAGGAGACGCAGCTTAGTTTGGACCTCACCCATCCGCCTTACGACTTTCTCCCGGAGCGCAACCAGCGCTTCCTCAATTAGTCGTAAAGAGGCAGAAGGCTTGTCATCGGCTGCCGGAGGTGTACGATCCGGAGCAAATTCCTCCGCCAGATTCCTCAACTCCGTTTCCCACCCCGAGCGCAGGTTGCCAGACCTGATGACGAATAGCCAATCTCCGGTCCTCCTGGGGAGAACTATACCCTCTTCGCTCGAAGCGGTATCCACCAAGCTCTGGTAGGCATCCCTGAAGGCAAGCGCCGCCTGTTTTCGGTCTACGTTGATCGTGCTCTCGCCCGACAGGCCTTGACCAATAAAGTTCATTAGGCGGTCGGTCTCTAATCGCCACCGTTTGTGCGCCTTCCTCACCGCCTCTTGAACCACTTGTATGCTCTTGGGCGATGGCCTCAGAAACTCCAGCAGGCGGGGCATCTGCGCTTCCTCTTCTTCAAAGAGCTTGCTTAGAAGGTCCTGATAGTAGAAGCTGCACCGCGCCGCCAACTCGCGAGGTATTTCGGTAGGCCCTAAAGCAGGATCATACCGGACCTCGGAATTGGCGGTTACCGTTACCCTTTTAACTTCCGTCGCCGACCCGGCGTACTCAACCTCCGCTTCCACCCACCCGCTGCCCGGACTATTATGCACCGGCCCCGTGACCGAGGCCAGGGGGACCCTCTCCGGGTAATAATACTCGTTCAACACCAGACAAAGGGCGTCAATAACGCTGGTCTTGCCAAAGCCGTTGGGTCCGACCAGCAAGACCACGTCGGCGTCGGTATCAAGCCGCACAGGCTCACTACCTACGAAGCCCCTGAAACGGCACAGCTTCAAGGCCTTTACGCGCAAGATATGCTTACTCTCCATCGTTTCCGCTCCCCGCCACCAAGTTGCTCAGGTCCTTAAGCCGATCCTCGAGCCACTTATCAACCGGGCCGACCGCCTCCTCCCGCAGGGCCTGAGTCATGGCCCGCAACAAGCCGGCATGTTCCTCCGAGTACCGCCCCGACCGCTGCTCACTTTCAAAGCTTTCAATGATAGCTTCTAGTCCCCGCGGTTTCAGCTCGACCTGCGGCCAGGCCGCTGCTGCCGGGCCTATCAGTTTATGGATCAGGTGTCGGGCCCTCTGCTGGTCGCCCTCCTGCTCGCTGCCTTCCTCCTCATTACGCAAAACGATCAGGGAGAAATCCCCCCGGTGCCAGTCTTGATCGGCAGCCCACGTTTCTAGGATTTTGGTTGGCTCCGGGGCTCCGCCGGCATCGATAACGCAAAGCAGGGGGAGCACTAACCCCACTTCTTCGGCCCGACCGGAGATAAAGCGTAGAAGCCGCCCAAGCGTGTCTTGAGTCCTACCGGCTGCGAGGGCCGTGCTCTCGCAGGCGATGTCCACTGCCAGGGCCACGTCCGACAAGTAGAGGTCCCTGACCGTCAGGCCCGCGTTCTTACAATCCATGCGGTCCATGAGACGCCCAAGAAGCTCCGAGTCAAGGTTCAGTCTTAACCTCTCAACGTCGAACCCATTGTTGGTCACCCGTCTCTCCACCCCCCGTCCCGATTGGAACCGTTCGCATACGGACGCGACGCCGACCGCTATCAGACAGCCTGACCGTCTCCTGAAGCCGGTCACGAAACCCCTTCTTGGCTGCCGGCACGTGGGAGAAGCCCTCCAGCAGCGAAAGAAGAGGCACCTGACGAACCGGGACAACTTTCATCATCGTTCCGTTTTCCCGGTCGACCAGTCGCACCCGCACGGTTCGGGCCGACCAATTGTTAACTACAATCTGGATTATCACGCTTATCTCCTGGTAATCACTCCGTGGCAGCTTGTTGGGAACCGCCTCTGCTACCTCCCGGTGAGCGACATATAACCTGACCGGGTTCCCACCGAATAGGCGGGACACGTCAAGGCCCAGTCCCAGGGTCCCCTCGTGGTCGCTAATCCTGTCCCTTAGGCTCGACCAGGAGACGTCCGGTTCATCTTCGGTCGGACCGGCCAAGAGATGGATCAATAGAAGCACAAGAGGGGTTAGTACAGGTCTGTCTGCCAAGAGGTAGTACCAACCTTTCCGCAACAATGAGCGCGATGATCGGACGCGTTCGACCCACCGAACCAGAGGCAATACGCCCTCCCGGCCTTGCGTTATATCAAGCATTTCCGGAAACCGGCCGAAGAAACACGCCGTTTCTGTCCCCTTGCTTGGGACAAACCATTCCACCGCCTCTGCCAAGAGCGCCCTGGCACACGGCAAATAGGGTAGAAGAAAGGACAAAACCGGGCTATCCGGCAGGCATACCCTCCGCAAGAGCCTCCAAAATGTCGCCTGGTAAAGGCGTTTCCAGAACAGATCCGCAGGCAATTTCTTCTCGGTGGGGGATTCCGAAGCAAAGAGTCTTAGGTCCGACTCCAAACCCAAAAACGCGTTGGCCCCAAGGTCCTCCGGATTGGGCGACACACCGAAGGACTGAGCGAAGGCGCTCAAAATTTGGGTTTGGCTGAAGGAGAGTGTGGGATCGTAGGCAGCGATGAAAGGAGCATTCACCTTATTCCACACGCCCTGCTCGCCATTAGTCGCGTCGGACGAAGCAGTAGACTGAGCCCGCTGGGCAAATTCTTCGCAGACCTGCATAGCCGTGTAACGGACCTGCGGCTCCTCACTACCAAAACCGGAAAAGAGGAGAGTGCGCGAGCGCAACCGGTCGCGAAAGAGATCGCGCGCCCAACCGCGGTGGCGCCAATCCTGCAGGTCTTTTTCTGTTAACATCACCACCCGCGGGTCTTGCCCGTTACGAAGCCCGGTGGCACAGCCGTTAATCTTATACACCTTTAGGCAACGTTTAAGCGTGCTATCTCCGATGAACTTCCGCCCACCATTTTTCCGGTAGCCCTCTAAATCAGCTATGGCCAGGGCAGGAGCTTCCCTTTGGTCAGCTTCACTAGACCCAAACGTATCCTGGTACGCCTGCTCAATGCAGGTGTCGTAGTTGGTGGTAATGACCTCATCAATGACGCCTTCCCGTACCAGAAATGCCAGGTAATAATGCGCATCGGCGGGCTCCACGTTGGCGAATTCGGGTATATTCAAAATCTCAAAGACAAGCTTGCCCCTTCTCGAATAGCTATCCCGGTTTCCATCAACGCAGGACCATTCCCAAAGCTCACAGAGCTTATCAAAGGATAGATCCTTATTGCGAAGCTCCTCCGCTACGACGCAGGAAGCCCGGTGTGGGCAGGAAGTCTCCCTGCACCTGGCTTCAAGTGCGCGCATGACGCGCTGTCGCATGCACCCTGTGTTGGTAAGACCGCAGATGCCACCACGGTGTTTAGCCCCGTTAGAAACGCCGGCACCGATAAAGGGCACCACCATTCCCTCAAGAACTCGTTCCAACAAACGCTCAAACGCCGCCTTCGGGTCTCTACCCATAACCACCACCGCTGACACCCAGCCTAGGGAGGCACCTACCCAATTTTGCCTTACCAAGACCCCTCCCGCCCATTAGCCGGGCCAACCCGACCCACGGTAAGCGCACACAGGACGTTGCCCCCGGGTCACCGGGGCTCCACGCCCTAGCAAGCCTCATGCTAGTACACCCTAATTCTACAAAATCATCTCAACTCCTCCCTGATCAGCATTTTTTTGCCATATCTTGAGCTAATTGCTGGGTTGAAGGCAGCGCAAGCCCCAATCGACGAATGCTCTACCGTGCGGGGATCCAAACAACGCCACTTGAGAACCAAGGGGTTATCTATGCGGATTGCCAGCCGGAGGAACGGCGCCAGTAGTCCCGGAAAAGTACCAGCAACACCGACACCATCAGCCCCAGAACCCCTGCCACCGCAGCGTTAAGGGGAATTCGCGGCGAGACCGGTTCGGCCGGCCCAGCCTCGGAAATATGCATCACCTGTATTTCCCCAAGCCGCATGGAACTGGAGACGCGGGCCTCTTCCGCCTTGGTGAAGAAGCTCTCGTAGTGGTTCCGGAGGAGCTCCACCTTTTGGACCAGCTTGTCCTGCTCTGCTTGCTTTACCGCTAATTCCGACTGAAGCCGGCTCAGATCCTTCTCCAACTGCCCTATCTGGTGGAGCAGGTTCTCGCGTTCCTGGCCGAGCTGGGCCTTGAGCAGTTCTCCCATGGCCAGCTCCTGGCTCAGCGCGAGGTACACCGGGTTAAGCTCCTCGCTCTCCACCTGAAGCCCCGCCACCTGCTCCCCGACCTCCCCGTTTTGCTGACCGGCCAGAACCAGCATGGTGGGGTTTTTCAAGAGGGACTGCTTGGTGGTGAGAGTACGGGGGGTAGCGGCCAACCGGCTCCTGGCAGCCTCCAGCCTCTTGAGCACGCTTTCCCGCTGCAACTCATTCTCCGCCAGCCGCTTGCGGAAGTCGGCCACAAGCTCCAGTTTAGCCTCCACTTCCTTCTGCAATTGCACCACACCCCGGGGCTGGGACAGGAAATCGGTATACTCCTTGGTCGCCTCGACAAGCTTCTGCTCCTCCACCCTTATCTGCTCCCGGATGAAGTCCGCCGCGCGGCCGATCTGCTGCCCGAGGGTAAGGTCTATGAAAGCGATGAACTCCCGGCTAACGGTATCAGCAATTTGTCTGACCAGCTCAGGGTCGGGACCGGTCACCGCCACGTCGATTAGGTTGCTGTCCTTGATCGTTTTGGCTTCAATAGCTTTACGCAGCTCTTCCTCGGTGTAGCCCCGCTCCTCCAGTCCGAGCTTTTGCATGACGTTGCGCAAGACTACCGGATTGGTAACTTGCGCCCGCAAGGTCTCCAGGGTCATTTGCGGGTACTGTCCGGCCGCCTTTCAGCAGCTCCTCCACCGAGCGGGGCTCCGCCCGATCTGCGGCAGGTTAACCAGGAGCATGGCCGAAGCGATATACTTAGGAGTGACGAGAAAGGCGCTGACCAGCACCGCCCCCACCACCGCCAGCGCCGTAATGCCCAGGATCAGCCACTTCCCCCGCAGCACTACTTCCAGCAGGGCAGGTCGATTTCGTCATCGGGCTCCGGGCGCCAACCGGTTTCCATACTATGTAACCTCCCCCTCGATTGCTAGTTAAGTGCCCCAAGCTCACCGGAAAGGCTGCTTCGACATGGGCCAGCCGAATCCTGCTCAGTTCCGTCACCGTTATCTGTTCGGCCTCCGCTTTCCTTGAGGGCTACAAACAGTGGGAAAATCGCATCCGGCGTTCGGAATGCGGTACCTGGCCCGGATCTCGGCGCGGGTGACGGCGGCTTCCGCGGTGAAAGGGACAATTACCAAGGCTGGGATAAGAGCACAGGAGGGCCTTGTATTCCTCGCAAACGTCTTCCCTGCCCAAGGACTTGGGCCGCACTAAAATCTCGGCCAGAGTTAGCGCCGACGTCACGGCGCGGAAGCGCCCCTCTTCCAAGGGGCGAAAAAGGTCTTGTTTGAGCTCTACGGCCCACGGCCCGCCCTCCAGGTAATAGATAAAGCAGTTGGTGTCGAGGGCGACTACGCCGTGAGCCTCCAGGACGGTCGCTAGCCTTCCCACGACCGCCGTTCCTCCCGCACGTAAGCGTCGGGAGCCACGCCCTGCCACAGGTCGCGGTGCAGACCCATAAGCCGATCAGCGAAGCTCCTGGGCTTGGGGACGACGACCGCCGCATTCCCGTTCACCGTGACCAGCACCTCGTCCCCCTCGGAGAGACCCAGGGCTTTTCTGACCCGGGCCGGGAGAACCATCTGGCAGCGCGGGCCAAGTCTTACCGATTCCACTATGATGTCAGGCATTCTTCATCATCCTCCAACTCCAGCCGTCTTCTTCATAATGATTCTCCCGGCCCGCACCTGCCAAGTAGTCCGCCGCGGTATTCCTCCCCGACCTCGTCCTAGCCGACGTGGTGTGGACCCACCATGATTTCGACCGAGTACCCGCGCACCAGGGCTTCCTTGAGGGTGGTCGCCACATAAAAACGGCAGAGCGACGCTCCTGCGGCCCGCGCCAGCGCCGCCCAGCCGAAACTAGAGGCGGGCGTACAGCAGAATTGCCAACAACCCAAACACCGCCTCAATGCCCATGAGGGTAAGCACCAGGTCCCGCTCCCTGATGCCGCCGGAAAGCTTAATAATCCACTGGCAGAGGCCCACCGGGTGGGAGTTGGGGCAGTAAAGCTTGCCGTCCGCCGGGTTGTACTCGCCCCACCATCCCTTGCTGGGCAGGCGGTTGGCCGCCTTTATCACGAAATCGAAGGCGTAAGGGATGATCACCACCGCCCCGGCGGCCTCGAAGTTGCCCACGATGCTGGCCGCGGCCAGTATGGCCCCAATGGAAAGCGTGCCCACGTCGCCCACGAAAATTTTGGCCGGGTACCAGTTGTACACCAGCACCCCGGCCAGGGCCCCCGCCGCGGCCAAAAGGATAACCAGGGCCGTGACCTCGCCCAGGGACCAGGCGATAGCCGCGAGTGACCCCGCGGCCACCAGGCCCATGCCCGCCTCAAGGCCGTTGAACCCGGCCAGCATGTTCACCCCGTTGGCCGCGCCCGTCACCCCGGCGGGGATGAGCAGTAGAGGGTACAGAAGGCCGAACTCCACCCGGCCGATTAAGGGGATCTGCATTTCGGTGTGGCCGGCGCGCACCGCCGCCAGCGGCAGAGCGGCCAAGATAGGGAGGAGCGCCTTCACCCCCTGGCGCAGCCCGGCCAGGTCGTCCACCACACCGATCAGGCCGCTTAAGAGCACCGTGGAGAGGCAGGCCAAAAGCAGCACCGGGTCCGCCTCGGGAAGGGTGCCTAAGAAGCTTGTCCCACCCAAGGCCAGAAGCACCCCGGCCCCGAACCCGGCCACTACGGCCAGCCCGCCCATCTCCGGCACCTCGGGCCGGTCCGGCTTATTCATGTCCCGGCCCACGATGCCGTTTCGGGCCAGACGAACGGAGAGGCTGCGGGCGGCCAAGAGCGAGACTGCCAGAGAAGCTACCAGAACCGCAACAGGCAACCTCCGCCTCTCCTCTCCAATTGAGGCCATGCGCGACAGGCGCGGCCCCGGGCTCAAAACGAGTGCGCTAGAACTTTTCTAGAACGGGCACGGGAATCCTGCTCCTGGCGCCGCGATTCCGGCTGGCACGGACGGTGTCTATACAGGCGCCCCGGTCTGAGGTGCCGTTTCACTACCCCTACGCGGTATCCCGGGCTGAGGCCCCCGGAGGAAAAATGGATACCAGAACCGGGCGGTGGCCAGCCGCTCCCGCGCCAGGGCGTCGCCTCCCACGCCGCGGCCGACTGTGCCTCACGTTAGGGCAGTAGCTCCAGGGCTTCGGCAAAGGTAGGCTTATAAAGAGAGAAGTGTTTGCGGTCGTAGGTAAACACCCGCCGCAGCCGATGTCGTTCGCAAACGGCAAAGCAAGTGGCGTCCACGAATCCGAAGCCTGCGTCCCGGTACTTCCTTTGGATGTCGAGCGCCAGCAGCAGGTCCTCCCTTTCCAAAGGCAACACTTCGAAGACCCCTTCACCAACCGCCACCCACAGCCGGTCGGCGTAGTAGATGCCCAGCCTGGCCCACCAGGGCGTAAAGGGCGCCGGTGTCCACCAGTACCACCGCAGCGCCTCCTTGAGAACCTCCTCGGCCTCCTCGGAAGTGCGGCCGTCCTTCGGGCCCTCGGCAATGCCCACGATAGAAAAGTAATCAACGCCGGCCTTTTCCTCAAGGTAGGCCCGCAGCGTCTCCCGTATGACTTCCGACATCCTCTTGCCGGACCGGGCCGCCACTTTCTTCACCACCCCAGGCGAAATCTCTCTCATCCGCAATCCCTCCGTCCGGTTCAAAACTGAGACGGTGCCTACGCTCCTTGCTCGGTAATACTCCTCCCCCCCAAAATAAAAATGCCGTTGGATACCTCCTTCGTCTACCGGTAAGCCTCCCGCCTATGCCTTACCCGTAGGACGTAGAGGATACCTTGCTCCCGGTCTAGCCGCAGGATGACCCTCCAGTCCCCCACCCTCAGCCGCCACATATCTTGGCTGCCTTTGAGCTTCTTTAGGTCTGCCGCCTGGGGGTAGCTCAAAAGTCTGTCCAGGGCGGCTTTAATGCGCCTTTGGGTCTTCTTCTCCAGCTCGGCCAGGTCTTTTTGGGCCGGCTCGGTCACCTCAAGCCTCATAGCCCCATTTCCCTTTTGACCTGCTCCCAGGGCTTGGTCTTCCCCTGGGCTATCGCCTTCTCCGCTTCGGCTACGGCTTTTCTGTCCTCCTCGGTTAACGGCTCATCATCTTCTGGGGCCTTCTCCAGGGCGTGAAGCACGGGGTCTAAGAAGGCCTCCAAATCCCGCTCCCTTATCCGCCAGAGCCTTCCCGCCCTGACCCCCTTGAGCTTTCCTTGCCGCAACCACTCCCGGATACTCTTGGGGCTTACGGCCAGGCGCTCCGCCGCCTCTTCCGGGGTCAAAAGCCTGTCCACCTCATGCCACCTCCTGATGCAGAGCTCCCTTCTGCGTCCCTTTCTAGCCATATCATAACCTTTGCTTCCTTCTTCGTCAATACCGGTCTGGCCCCCCAGTTTTGGACATCAAGCCACAAAGGATCTAGCGCTGGTTTGGTTGGCTAAGAATGCTCGGTAATACTCCTCCGGAGCTAGGTCAGCACCGAAAACGAGCGACTGAAGCGGCTTCTGGCCGAGAAGGAGCTAGAACTGGCCATCCTGCGGGAACTGAGAGAGCGGGTAAACGCCCGGTATAGCCGACAATGTCGCAATGGTGGACAGTGCCTGCGCAATGCGGCCGTCACGCTTGTGTATCACCAATTTTCTGTGTGTTGGTTCCGGGTTGGGCACGACATGGTGCGTCTTCCGTGGCATCCTACGACGTAGTAAATCGCCGCGCGACATCTGCCAAGCGTTCTCAAGATGGGTGAGGTGGCGAGCCTTTTAGCGTACTCCCTTCCAACCTTCAGCCTCTGCAATGTTTTCGATTTGCTCTTTCAGCAACGGAAGATCATACTGAACAATCTCCCATACGATTTCAAGATCAACGCCAAAGTACTCGTGAACGATACGGTTCCTTAATCCAACAATATGGGCCCACGGTACTTGAGGGTATCTGTTACGTAATTCCTCAGAAAGATTACGGCTTGCCTCTCCGATTATCTCCAGGCGCCGGATCACCGCGTCCTGCAACAACGACGTTTGCAGGAATTGCTCTTTTGACACCTCCGCCAAGTAATCCTGGATCCGACCGATAGCCTCAACGACGTGCTGCAGATAAACGCGATCATCCTTCTTCATTGTAGAGAACCACCATTTGGCGCTCAATGTGCGGCCTGAGGTAGGGACTAAGGGCATCTTCGCTGACCAAATCAACGTTCCGCCCGAGCAACTCACCGAGCTTCTCCTCCAGGCCGAACCATTTCAGACCCAGGACAGGACGCTCGCCCGGGGGTTTGAGCCGTACGAGGAGGTCAATATCGCTATCCGGGGTTAGATCGCCCCGCACAAACGACCCGAAAACGGCAATACGCCTGGCAAAGGGCTTTAGTTCTGGCACCACTCTGAGACGCAGCCAATTCAACCTGGCAGATAGCGAGCCTTCAGCCACCCCCACGTGTCATTCCCCCTTCAATTCGCCTTCTCCTCGGCGGTGAATTGCAAACCTCATCCCGCCTCCCTCACCAACATTTTTGCCATTAATGGGTTCCAAAACAAGGGCGGCCCTTGCGCTAGCCGTTCCCCTCTGTTGCCTCCGCCTGCGCGGGGGGTATGTGCCCGAGCCAACCCCAAGCCAGCAGGTTCCGATAGGCTACCCGGATCTGCGAACGGCCAAACTTCAGGCCCTTGGCGCGGTGAACCTCGGTTACCACCCTTTCTTCGTCGGCCGCGCCATAGGCTTCGCCAAGCGCCGAGGCCACAAAGTGCACGGTGGCATACAGCTCCAGTTCCAGCGGGCTAAGTCCGCCTAGCTTTTCCAGGACCCCTTCAATGGCGGCCCGGTGGGGAGCAATAATCTCCCATTGCTGACCAACATATTCGGCGCAGGAGGTCCCAGGTAAGAAACCTATACCATCGAGGTCCAGGCGGAGAATTTCCTTAGCCACTGCCTCGCCCAACTCTTCCGCCACTTCGTTACTGTAAGGTCCGTAGATGTGGAGACGATAGGTGGCGTAGAGCGGAACCCCTGCTTCCTGGCAAAAATAAACCAGTTTCTGCAAGGCTTTCTTACCTCTGATTTTAACCCGGCTGGCCAAGTAAGCTATTAGCGCCTGCAGCTCCACTACGTCCATCCCTCCTCGATCTTCTTTACTTTGGACTGGATCTGCGAGAACTGCTCACGGCACCACACCGCCGCCTCGTTCTTGCGGTCGCGGGAGACGTAAAAACGCACAAGGTTGATGCTCTTCTCAGACAGGAGCTTAAGGGGGAGAGAAAGCTCGAAGATGGATCGCACCTCCTCGGGCTGGTGCTTGTCCTGCACCATTATACTGGCGAACTGTCGCTTGGCCTTGTCCCCCTCGTCCTCCTCCCTCTTCAGCCCGAAAAAGGGATTAGTAGGAAGTTTTCTGGCCCGCTCATCTACATAGGCAGTTTCGGGGTTTGCGCCGTACTTCATCAGGAATCTATGGATAAGCTCAGTTAGCACCATGTAGCTCGCCAGGCCGGCATGGTGCGGCAGGGTAACGAAGGCTTCGGAAAGATGGTCCCTCTCGTAGATACGGCGCGCCCACTCGTTGGAAGCGCGCTCCCTTTTGACGGCCTCGAGGATAGTGGAATCGTCGAGGGCCAGGTATTCGTCTAAGTGGTCGGTATCGGGGAAAACCTCCCTGCCAAACCTCTTGGTCAAGAAATACTTAAGGAACTGGGTCAGGTAGTAGTCATAAATGCGCCGGGTCTTGTGAAAATACACCTGGATAAACATCCAATAGCGGGCAAATATGAGCTCCTCCACGGCTTGCACGCCGTCGGAGTCTATGCCCAGCAGCCAGTAACCTTGCAGGGGAGTAGGCGA
It encodes:
- a CDS encoding DUF86 domain-containing protein, whose amino-acid sequence is MKKDDRVYLQHVVEAIGRIQDYLAEVSKEQFLQTSLLQDAVIRRLEIIGEASRNLSEELRNRYPQVPWAHIVGLRNRIVHEYFGVDLEIVWEIVQYDLPLLKEQIENIAEAEGWKGVR
- a CDS encoding nucleotidyltransferase family protein; the encoded protein is MGVAEGSLSARLNWLRLRVVPELKPFARRIAVFGSFVRGDLTPDSDIDLLVRLKPPGERPVLGLKWFGLEEKLGELLGRNVDLVSEDALSPYLRPHIERQMVVLYNEEG
- a CDS encoding HD domain-containing protein; translated protein: MRQLALTYKVYPGATHTRFEHSLGTMHVADRMMAVLARRPLVAGRFDQEEFARLRQVVRLAALLHDVGHGPFSHGSEELFPPGRKHEDYSVAIIRRYFGPVITDYFPNIKVDEVVTLLTKGYLAHDLVFLGRIIDGELDADKLDYLLRDSYYCGVRYGEYDLERVLDTLTVVPVTDSKEECSPALRGPEEEGPSPTPLQGYWLLGIDSDGVQAVEELIFARYWMFIQVYFHKTRRIYDYYLTQFLKYFLTKRFGREVFPDTDHLDEYLALDDSTILEAVKRERASNEWARRIYERDHLSEAFVTLPHHAGLASYMVLTELIHRFLMKYGANPETAYVDERARKLPTNPFFGLKREEDEGDKAKRQFASIMVQDKHQPEEVRSIFELSLPLKLLSEKSINLVRFYVSRDRKNEAAVWCREQFSQIQSKVKKIEEGWT